The following coding sequences are from one Muntiacus reevesi chromosome 17, mMunRee1.1, whole genome shotgun sequence window:
- the PIGO gene encoding GPI ethanolamine phosphate transferase 3 isoform X2, whose amino-acid sequence MQKISVLLFLAWVSFLFYAGIALFTSGFLLTRWELTNHSSCQEPPGRRVVFMGDETWNDLFPGVFSQALFFPSFNVRDLETVDNGIMKHLYPTMDSDKWDVLITHFLGVDHCGHKHDPYHPEMAKKLTQMDKMIQGLVKRLKNDTLLVVTGDHGMTVSGNHGGESELETSVALFLYSPRALFPSAPAEKPEIIPQISLVPTLALLLGLPIPFGNIGEVIAEVFSEIEDSQPRSSALAQASALHLNAQQVSRFLHTYSATAQDLQLQKLHQLQKLFSKASADYQRHLQSPQGAEAALRTVVAELQQFLRGVRAMCTESWARFSLVRMAGGAALLAATCFLCLLVSQWAASPAFYFGPLLKPMASGLSGAMVCAGLLASTGLKLDFVVVGAMAAVGSLLPFLWKAWASWGSKRSLASLLPMPGPVLLLLFFRFAGFFSDSYVVTEARVAPFLLISLILLLVARLHWEGKLLPPKLLSIPRLGFLTPAGPPQYSAMHAVGLGVGLLLCIRLAGLFYRCHEETPICSSSPLLSPLRSTVGGRAKNLWYGACVGALVALLASVRLWLRCYGNLKSPEPPMLFVRWGLPLMGLGTATYWALAAGADEAPPRLRALVSGASVMLPRAVAGLATSGLLLLLWRPVTVLVKATAGAPRARTVLTPFSGPPTSQADLDYVVPQIYRHMQEEFRGRLERTKSQGLLTVAAYQLGSVYSAAVVTALTLLAFPLLLLHAERISLVFLLLFLQSFLLLHLLAAGIPITTAGPFTVPWHAVFAWALMAAQTFYTTGHQPVFSAIQWHAAFVGVSESRDFTWLSAFLVGANTFASHILFAVGCPLLLLWPFLCENQGSRKRRQPPGNEAEARVRPEEEQEPLMEMRLRDAPHHFSAALLQLGLKYLFVLGIQILACVLAASILRRHLLVWKVFAPKFIFEAVGFIVSSVGLCLGIALVMRVDGAVSSWFRQLVLTQQKAGEKSSLVYTGAGSSAREAQPHLLPPCSQDLLTSGTSLFYNSRS is encoded by the exons GAAGACGTGTGGTCTTCATGGGAGATGAAACCTGGAATGATCTTTTCCCTGGAGTTTTCTCCCAAGCTTTATTCTTCCCATCCTTCAATGTCAGAGACCTAGAGACAGTGGACAATGGCATCATGAAACACCTCTACCCAACCA TGGACAGTGACAAATGGGACGTGCTGATTACTCATTTCCTGGGTGTGGATCACTGTGGCCACAAGCATGACCCTTACCATCCTGAAATGGCTAAGAAACTTACCCAAATGGATAAAATGATCCA GGGACTTGTGAAGCGTCTGAAGAATGACACACTGCTGGTTGTGACTGGGGACCATGGGATGACCGTCAGTGGGAACCATGGAGGAGAGAGTGAGCTGGAAACCTCAGTTGCACTTTTCCTATATAGTCCCAGAGCTCTCTTCCCCAGCGCTCCTGCAGAG AAGCCAGAGATAATTCCTCAGATCAGTCTTGTGCCTACACTGGCCCTGCTGCTGGGCCTGCCCATCCCATTTGGAAACATCGGGGAGGTGATAGCTGAGGTGTTCTCAGAGATTGAAGACTCCCAGCCTCGCTCCTCTGCTCTGGCCCAAGCCTCAGCTCTGCATCTCAATGCCCAGCAG GTGTCCCGATTTCTTCACACCTACTCAGCCACTGCTCAGGACCTTCAGCTACAGAAGCTGCATCAGCTGCAGAAGCTCTTCTCCAAGGCTTCTGCTGACTACCAGCGACATCTGCAGAGCCCCCAGGGGGCCGAGGCAGCGCTCCGGACCGTGGTTGCTGAGCTGCAGCAGTTCCTGCGGGGGGTTCGGGCCATGTGCACTGAGTCTTGGGCTCGTTTTTCTCTGGTCCGCATGGCAGGGGGCGCTGCTCTTTTGGCTGCTACCTGCTTTCTCTGCCTACTGGTATCCCAGTGGGCAGCGTCCCCAGCCTTCTATTTCGGCCCTCTCCTAAAACCCATGGCCTCGGGTCTGAGTGGGGCCATGGTGTGTGCTGGACTCCTGGCATCTACTGGGCTGAAGCTGGATTTCGTGGTTGTTGGGGCCATGGCTGCAGTGGGCTCACTCCTGCCTTTTCTGTGGAAAGCTTGGGCGAGCTGGGGATCGAAAAGGTCCCTGGCATCTCTCCTTCCCATGCCCGGGCCAGTCCTGTTGCTCCTGTTCTTTCGCTTTGCTGGTTTCTTCTCCGATAGCTATGTTGTAACCGAGGCCAGGGTTGCCCCCTTCCTTTTGATCTCACTCATCTTGCTCCTGGTTGCCCGACTTCACTGGGAGGGCAAGCTGCTGCCACCTAAGCTACTCTCGATACCTCGCCTTGGCTTTTTGACTCCAGCAGGCCCCCCGCAATACAGTGCCATGCATGCCGTGGGACTTGGAGTTGGGTTGCTTTTATGTATAAGGCTAGCAGGACTTTTTTATCGCTGCCACGAAGAGACACCTATTTGCAGCTCCTCTCCCTTGCTGAGTCCCTTGCGATCCACAGTGGGCGGTCGAGCCAAGAATTTGTGGTATGGAGCTTGTGTCGGGGCGCTGGTGGCCCTGTTAGCCTCTGTGCGGCTGTGGCTTCGCTGCTATGGTAATCTCAAGAGCCCTGAGCCCCCCATGCTCTTTGTGCGCTGGGGGCTGCCCCTAATGGGGCTGGGCACTGCTACCTACTGGGCATTGGCAGCAGGGGCAGATGAAGCACCCCCACGTCTCCGGGCCCTGGTCTCTGGGGCGTCAGTTATGTTGCCTCGGGCTGTGGCAGGGTTGGCCACTTCAgggctcctgctgctgctctggAGGCCTGTGACAGTGCTGGTGAAGGCCACAGCAGGTGCTCCAAGGGCCAGGACTGTCCTCACTCCCTTCTCAGGCCCCCCCACTTCTCAGGCTGACCTGGATTACGTGGTCCCTCAAATCTACCGACACATGCAAGAGGAGTTCCGGGGCCGGCTAGAGAGGACCAAATCTCAGGGTCTGCTGACGGTGGCCGCCTATCAGTTGGGGAGCGTCTACTCAGCTGCTGTGGTCACCGCCCTCACTCTCTTGGCCTTCCCACTTCTGCTATTGCATGCAGAGCGCATTAGCCTTGTGTTCCTGCTTCTGTTTCTGCAGAGCTTCCTTCTCCTGCATCTGCTTGCTGCCGGGATACCCATCACCACCGCTG GTCCTTTCACAGTGCCGTGGCATGCAGTCTTTGCGTGGGCCCTCATGGCCGCACAGACCTTCTATACCACCGGCCACCAGCCGGTCTTTTCAGCTATCCAATGGCATGCAGCCTTCGTGGGAGTCTCAGAGAGTCGTGACTTTACCTGGCTGTCTGCTTTCCTGGTGGGAGCCAACACCTTTGCCTCCCATATTCTCTTTGCAG TAGGTTGCCCGTTGCTCTTGCTCTGGCCCTTTCTGTGTGAGAATCAAGGATCCCGGAAGAGGCGGCAGCCCCCAGGAAATGAAGCTGAGGCCAGAGTCAGGCCTGAGGAGGAGCAGGAACCACTGATGGAGATGCGGCTCCGGGATGCACCTCACCACTTCAGTGCGGCACTGCTGCAGCTGGGCCTCAAGTACCTCTTTGTCCTTGGTATTCAG aTTCTGGCCTGTGTCTTGGCAGCCTCCATCCTCCGCAGGCATCTCTTGGTCTGGAAGGTGTTTGCCCCCAA GTTCATTTTTGAGGCTGTGGGCTTTATTGTGAGCAGCGTGGGACTTTGTCTAGGCATAGCTTTGGTGATGCGAGTAGATGGTGCTGTGAGCTCCTGGTTCAGGCAGTTAGTTCTGACTCAGCAGAAAGCTGGAGAAAAATCTAGCCTGGTCTATACAGGTGCTGGATCATCTGCAAGAGAGGCTCAGCCACACCTCTTACCACCGTGCAGCCAGGACCTACTGACATCTGGGacttcattattttataattcaaGATCATAG
- the PIGO gene encoding GPI ethanolamine phosphate transferase 3 isoform X3: MNSLSCHYQDAEDLSAAFPGLGRRVVFMGDETWNDLFPGVFSQALFFPSFNVRDLETVDNGIMKHLYPTMDSDKWDVLITHFLGVDHCGHKHDPYHPEMAKKLTQMDKMIQGLVKRLKNDTLLVVTGDHGMTVSGNHGGESELETSVALFLYSPRALFPSAPAEKPEIIPQISLVPTLALLLGLPIPFGNIGEVIAEVFSEIEDSQPRSSALAQASALHLNAQQVSRFLHTYSATAQDLQLQKLHQLQKLFSKASADYQRHLQSPQGAEAALRTVVAELQQFLRGVRAMCTESWARFSLVRMAGGAALLAATCFLCLLVSQWAASPAFYFGPLLKPMASGLSGAMVCAGLLASTGLKLDFVVVGAMAAVGSLLPFLWKAWASWGSKRSLASLLPMPGPVLLLLFFRFAGFFSDSYVVTEARVAPFLLISLILLLVARLHWEGKLLPPKLLSIPRLGFLTPAGPPQYSAMHAVGLGVGLLLCIRLAGLFYRCHEETPICSSSPLLSPLRSTVGGRAKNLWYGACVGALVALLASVRLWLRCYGNLKSPEPPMLFVRWGLPLMGLGTATYWALAAGADEAPPRLRALVSGASVMLPRAVAGLATSGLLLLLWRPVTVLVKATAGAPRARTVLTPFSGPPTSQADLDYVVPQIYRHMQEEFRGRLERTKSQGLLTVAAYQLGSVYSAAVVTALTLLAFPLLLLHAERISLVFLLLFLQSFLLLHLLAAGIPITTAGPFTVPWHAVFAWALMAAQTFYTTGHQPVFSAIQWHAAFVGVSESRDFTWLSAFLVGANTFASHILFAVGCPLLLLWPFLCENQGSRKRRQPPGNEAEARVRPEEEQEPLMEMRLRDAPHHFSAALLQLGLKYLFVLGIQILACVLAASILRRHLLVWKVFAPKFIFEAVGFIVSSVGLCLGIALVMRVDGAVSSWFRQLVLTQQKAGEKSSLVYTGAGSSAREAQPHLLPPCSQDLLTSGTSLFYNSRS, from the exons GAAGACGTGTGGTCTTCATGGGAGATGAAACCTGGAATGATCTTTTCCCTGGAGTTTTCTCCCAAGCTTTATTCTTCCCATCCTTCAATGTCAGAGACCTAGAGACAGTGGACAATGGCATCATGAAACACCTCTACCCAACCA TGGACAGTGACAAATGGGACGTGCTGATTACTCATTTCCTGGGTGTGGATCACTGTGGCCACAAGCATGACCCTTACCATCCTGAAATGGCTAAGAAACTTACCCAAATGGATAAAATGATCCA GGGACTTGTGAAGCGTCTGAAGAATGACACACTGCTGGTTGTGACTGGGGACCATGGGATGACCGTCAGTGGGAACCATGGAGGAGAGAGTGAGCTGGAAACCTCAGTTGCACTTTTCCTATATAGTCCCAGAGCTCTCTTCCCCAGCGCTCCTGCAGAG AAGCCAGAGATAATTCCTCAGATCAGTCTTGTGCCTACACTGGCCCTGCTGCTGGGCCTGCCCATCCCATTTGGAAACATCGGGGAGGTGATAGCTGAGGTGTTCTCAGAGATTGAAGACTCCCAGCCTCGCTCCTCTGCTCTGGCCCAAGCCTCAGCTCTGCATCTCAATGCCCAGCAG GTGTCCCGATTTCTTCACACCTACTCAGCCACTGCTCAGGACCTTCAGCTACAGAAGCTGCATCAGCTGCAGAAGCTCTTCTCCAAGGCTTCTGCTGACTACCAGCGACATCTGCAGAGCCCCCAGGGGGCCGAGGCAGCGCTCCGGACCGTGGTTGCTGAGCTGCAGCAGTTCCTGCGGGGGGTTCGGGCCATGTGCACTGAGTCTTGGGCTCGTTTTTCTCTGGTCCGCATGGCAGGGGGCGCTGCTCTTTTGGCTGCTACCTGCTTTCTCTGCCTACTGGTATCCCAGTGGGCAGCGTCCCCAGCCTTCTATTTCGGCCCTCTCCTAAAACCCATGGCCTCGGGTCTGAGTGGGGCCATGGTGTGTGCTGGACTCCTGGCATCTACTGGGCTGAAGCTGGATTTCGTGGTTGTTGGGGCCATGGCTGCAGTGGGCTCACTCCTGCCTTTTCTGTGGAAAGCTTGGGCGAGCTGGGGATCGAAAAGGTCCCTGGCATCTCTCCTTCCCATGCCCGGGCCAGTCCTGTTGCTCCTGTTCTTTCGCTTTGCTGGTTTCTTCTCCGATAGCTATGTTGTAACCGAGGCCAGGGTTGCCCCCTTCCTTTTGATCTCACTCATCTTGCTCCTGGTTGCCCGACTTCACTGGGAGGGCAAGCTGCTGCCACCTAAGCTACTCTCGATACCTCGCCTTGGCTTTTTGACTCCAGCAGGCCCCCCGCAATACAGTGCCATGCATGCCGTGGGACTTGGAGTTGGGTTGCTTTTATGTATAAGGCTAGCAGGACTTTTTTATCGCTGCCACGAAGAGACACCTATTTGCAGCTCCTCTCCCTTGCTGAGTCCCTTGCGATCCACAGTGGGCGGTCGAGCCAAGAATTTGTGGTATGGAGCTTGTGTCGGGGCGCTGGTGGCCCTGTTAGCCTCTGTGCGGCTGTGGCTTCGCTGCTATGGTAATCTCAAGAGCCCTGAGCCCCCCATGCTCTTTGTGCGCTGGGGGCTGCCCCTAATGGGGCTGGGCACTGCTACCTACTGGGCATTGGCAGCAGGGGCAGATGAAGCACCCCCACGTCTCCGGGCCCTGGTCTCTGGGGCGTCAGTTATGTTGCCTCGGGCTGTGGCAGGGTTGGCCACTTCAgggctcctgctgctgctctggAGGCCTGTGACAGTGCTGGTGAAGGCCACAGCAGGTGCTCCAAGGGCCAGGACTGTCCTCACTCCCTTCTCAGGCCCCCCCACTTCTCAGGCTGACCTGGATTACGTGGTCCCTCAAATCTACCGACACATGCAAGAGGAGTTCCGGGGCCGGCTAGAGAGGACCAAATCTCAGGGTCTGCTGACGGTGGCCGCCTATCAGTTGGGGAGCGTCTACTCAGCTGCTGTGGTCACCGCCCTCACTCTCTTGGCCTTCCCACTTCTGCTATTGCATGCAGAGCGCATTAGCCTTGTGTTCCTGCTTCTGTTTCTGCAGAGCTTCCTTCTCCTGCATCTGCTTGCTGCCGGGATACCCATCACCACCGCTG GTCCTTTCACAGTGCCGTGGCATGCAGTCTTTGCGTGGGCCCTCATGGCCGCACAGACCTTCTATACCACCGGCCACCAGCCGGTCTTTTCAGCTATCCAATGGCATGCAGCCTTCGTGGGAGTCTCAGAGAGTCGTGACTTTACCTGGCTGTCTGCTTTCCTGGTGGGAGCCAACACCTTTGCCTCCCATATTCTCTTTGCAG TAGGTTGCCCGTTGCTCTTGCTCTGGCCCTTTCTGTGTGAGAATCAAGGATCCCGGAAGAGGCGGCAGCCCCCAGGAAATGAAGCTGAGGCCAGAGTCAGGCCTGAGGAGGAGCAGGAACCACTGATGGAGATGCGGCTCCGGGATGCACCTCACCACTTCAGTGCGGCACTGCTGCAGCTGGGCCTCAAGTACCTCTTTGTCCTTGGTATTCAG aTTCTGGCCTGTGTCTTGGCAGCCTCCATCCTCCGCAGGCATCTCTTGGTCTGGAAGGTGTTTGCCCCCAA GTTCATTTTTGAGGCTGTGGGCTTTATTGTGAGCAGCGTGGGACTTTGTCTAGGCATAGCTTTGGTGATGCGAGTAGATGGTGCTGTGAGCTCCTGGTTCAGGCAGTTAGTTCTGACTCAGCAGAAAGCTGGAGAAAAATCTAGCCTGGTCTATACAGGTGCTGGATCATCTGCAAGAGAGGCTCAGCCACACCTCTTACCACCGTGCAGCCAGGACCTACTGACATCTGGGacttcattattttataattcaaGATCATAG
- the PIGO gene encoding GPI ethanolamine phosphate transferase 3 isoform X1, with the protein MQKISVLLFLAWVSFLFYAGIALFTSGFLLTRWELTNHSSCQEPPGPGALPWGGRGEPGACWMASRFSRLVLVVIDALRFDFAQPQRSPVSGEPPVSLPFLGKMGFLQRLLETQPHHARLYQAKADPPTTTMQRLKALTTGSLPTFIDAGSNFASSAIVEDNLIKQLSSTGRRVVFMGDETWNDLFPGVFSQALFFPSFNVRDLETVDNGIMKHLYPTMDSDKWDVLITHFLGVDHCGHKHDPYHPEMAKKLTQMDKMIQGLVKRLKNDTLLVVTGDHGMTVSGNHGGESELETSVALFLYSPRALFPSAPAEKPEIIPQISLVPTLALLLGLPIPFGNIGEVIAEVFSEIEDSQPRSSALAQASALHLNAQQVSRFLHTYSATAQDLQLQKLHQLQKLFSKASADYQRHLQSPQGAEAALRTVVAELQQFLRGVRAMCTESWARFSLVRMAGGAALLAATCFLCLLVSQWAASPAFYFGPLLKPMASGLSGAMVCAGLLASTGLKLDFVVVGAMAAVGSLLPFLWKAWASWGSKRSLASLLPMPGPVLLLLFFRFAGFFSDSYVVTEARVAPFLLISLILLLVARLHWEGKLLPPKLLSIPRLGFLTPAGPPQYSAMHAVGLGVGLLLCIRLAGLFYRCHEETPICSSSPLLSPLRSTVGGRAKNLWYGACVGALVALLASVRLWLRCYGNLKSPEPPMLFVRWGLPLMGLGTATYWALAAGADEAPPRLRALVSGASVMLPRAVAGLATSGLLLLLWRPVTVLVKATAGAPRARTVLTPFSGPPTSQADLDYVVPQIYRHMQEEFRGRLERTKSQGLLTVAAYQLGSVYSAAVVTALTLLAFPLLLLHAERISLVFLLLFLQSFLLLHLLAAGIPITTAGPFTVPWHAVFAWALMAAQTFYTTGHQPVFSAIQWHAAFVGVSESRDFTWLSAFLVGANTFASHILFAVGCPLLLLWPFLCENQGSRKRRQPPGNEAEARVRPEEEQEPLMEMRLRDAPHHFSAALLQLGLKYLFVLGIQILACVLAASILRRHLLVWKVFAPKFIFEAVGFIVSSVGLCLGIALVMRVDGAVSSWFRQLVLTQQKAGEKSSLVYTGAGSSAREAQPHLLPPCSQDLLTSGTSLFYNSRS; encoded by the exons TCCTGGGTAAAATGGGCTTCTTGCAGAGGCTCCTGGAAACTCAGCCCCACCATGCCAGGCTCTACCAAGCCAAGGCTGACCCCCCGACCACCACCATGCAGCGCCTCAAGGCCTTAACCACCGGTTCACTGCCTACCTTTATTGATGCTGGCAGTAATTTTGCCAGCAGCGCCATAGTGGAAGATAATCTCATTAAGCAGCTTTCCAGTACAG GAAGACGTGTGGTCTTCATGGGAGATGAAACCTGGAATGATCTTTTCCCTGGAGTTTTCTCCCAAGCTTTATTCTTCCCATCCTTCAATGTCAGAGACCTAGAGACAGTGGACAATGGCATCATGAAACACCTCTACCCAACCA TGGACAGTGACAAATGGGACGTGCTGATTACTCATTTCCTGGGTGTGGATCACTGTGGCCACAAGCATGACCCTTACCATCCTGAAATGGCTAAGAAACTTACCCAAATGGATAAAATGATCCA GGGACTTGTGAAGCGTCTGAAGAATGACACACTGCTGGTTGTGACTGGGGACCATGGGATGACCGTCAGTGGGAACCATGGAGGAGAGAGTGAGCTGGAAACCTCAGTTGCACTTTTCCTATATAGTCCCAGAGCTCTCTTCCCCAGCGCTCCTGCAGAG AAGCCAGAGATAATTCCTCAGATCAGTCTTGTGCCTACACTGGCCCTGCTGCTGGGCCTGCCCATCCCATTTGGAAACATCGGGGAGGTGATAGCTGAGGTGTTCTCAGAGATTGAAGACTCCCAGCCTCGCTCCTCTGCTCTGGCCCAAGCCTCAGCTCTGCATCTCAATGCCCAGCAG GTGTCCCGATTTCTTCACACCTACTCAGCCACTGCTCAGGACCTTCAGCTACAGAAGCTGCATCAGCTGCAGAAGCTCTTCTCCAAGGCTTCTGCTGACTACCAGCGACATCTGCAGAGCCCCCAGGGGGCCGAGGCAGCGCTCCGGACCGTGGTTGCTGAGCTGCAGCAGTTCCTGCGGGGGGTTCGGGCCATGTGCACTGAGTCTTGGGCTCGTTTTTCTCTGGTCCGCATGGCAGGGGGCGCTGCTCTTTTGGCTGCTACCTGCTTTCTCTGCCTACTGGTATCCCAGTGGGCAGCGTCCCCAGCCTTCTATTTCGGCCCTCTCCTAAAACCCATGGCCTCGGGTCTGAGTGGGGCCATGGTGTGTGCTGGACTCCTGGCATCTACTGGGCTGAAGCTGGATTTCGTGGTTGTTGGGGCCATGGCTGCAGTGGGCTCACTCCTGCCTTTTCTGTGGAAAGCTTGGGCGAGCTGGGGATCGAAAAGGTCCCTGGCATCTCTCCTTCCCATGCCCGGGCCAGTCCTGTTGCTCCTGTTCTTTCGCTTTGCTGGTTTCTTCTCCGATAGCTATGTTGTAACCGAGGCCAGGGTTGCCCCCTTCCTTTTGATCTCACTCATCTTGCTCCTGGTTGCCCGACTTCACTGGGAGGGCAAGCTGCTGCCACCTAAGCTACTCTCGATACCTCGCCTTGGCTTTTTGACTCCAGCAGGCCCCCCGCAATACAGTGCCATGCATGCCGTGGGACTTGGAGTTGGGTTGCTTTTATGTATAAGGCTAGCAGGACTTTTTTATCGCTGCCACGAAGAGACACCTATTTGCAGCTCCTCTCCCTTGCTGAGTCCCTTGCGATCCACAGTGGGCGGTCGAGCCAAGAATTTGTGGTATGGAGCTTGTGTCGGGGCGCTGGTGGCCCTGTTAGCCTCTGTGCGGCTGTGGCTTCGCTGCTATGGTAATCTCAAGAGCCCTGAGCCCCCCATGCTCTTTGTGCGCTGGGGGCTGCCCCTAATGGGGCTGGGCACTGCTACCTACTGGGCATTGGCAGCAGGGGCAGATGAAGCACCCCCACGTCTCCGGGCCCTGGTCTCTGGGGCGTCAGTTATGTTGCCTCGGGCTGTGGCAGGGTTGGCCACTTCAgggctcctgctgctgctctggAGGCCTGTGACAGTGCTGGTGAAGGCCACAGCAGGTGCTCCAAGGGCCAGGACTGTCCTCACTCCCTTCTCAGGCCCCCCCACTTCTCAGGCTGACCTGGATTACGTGGTCCCTCAAATCTACCGACACATGCAAGAGGAGTTCCGGGGCCGGCTAGAGAGGACCAAATCTCAGGGTCTGCTGACGGTGGCCGCCTATCAGTTGGGGAGCGTCTACTCAGCTGCTGTGGTCACCGCCCTCACTCTCTTGGCCTTCCCACTTCTGCTATTGCATGCAGAGCGCATTAGCCTTGTGTTCCTGCTTCTGTTTCTGCAGAGCTTCCTTCTCCTGCATCTGCTTGCTGCCGGGATACCCATCACCACCGCTG GTCCTTTCACAGTGCCGTGGCATGCAGTCTTTGCGTGGGCCCTCATGGCCGCACAGACCTTCTATACCACCGGCCACCAGCCGGTCTTTTCAGCTATCCAATGGCATGCAGCCTTCGTGGGAGTCTCAGAGAGTCGTGACTTTACCTGGCTGTCTGCTTTCCTGGTGGGAGCCAACACCTTTGCCTCCCATATTCTCTTTGCAG TAGGTTGCCCGTTGCTCTTGCTCTGGCCCTTTCTGTGTGAGAATCAAGGATCCCGGAAGAGGCGGCAGCCCCCAGGAAATGAAGCTGAGGCCAGAGTCAGGCCTGAGGAGGAGCAGGAACCACTGATGGAGATGCGGCTCCGGGATGCACCTCACCACTTCAGTGCGGCACTGCTGCAGCTGGGCCTCAAGTACCTCTTTGTCCTTGGTATTCAG aTTCTGGCCTGTGTCTTGGCAGCCTCCATCCTCCGCAGGCATCTCTTGGTCTGGAAGGTGTTTGCCCCCAA GTTCATTTTTGAGGCTGTGGGCTTTATTGTGAGCAGCGTGGGACTTTGTCTAGGCATAGCTTTGGTGATGCGAGTAGATGGTGCTGTGAGCTCCTGGTTCAGGCAGTTAGTTCTGACTCAGCAGAAAGCTGGAGAAAAATCTAGCCTGGTCTATACAGGTGCTGGATCATCTGCAAGAGAGGCTCAGCCACACCTCTTACCACCGTGCAGCCAGGACCTACTGACATCTGGGacttcattattttataattcaaGATCATAG